In a genomic window of Thalassophryne amazonica chromosome 12, fThaAma1.1, whole genome shotgun sequence:
- the LOC117522670 gene encoding secretogranin-2-like produces the protein MLHFHHKLPAGGVVVLLVLLLRECAVHAVSLPRHYRLRGGDREEQPAAYAPSADMMKALEYIENLKQRNGGREEPVDFDEVDKFRVLLQLASHQDEGAGGRPSVPAAQRQDISAEQLMKALIKSLQDQMGKEVKLGPAAAPRNDRRAHRHRVKETEGAEGASDYGNFPRAHKKYPLMFEDEENADASKRATEDLDEQYTPQSLANLRSIFEELGRMPPAGQKRETFGDDDEAEENLRNQGYEDVAGGEEWVPVEEREETEELVNGSHEEMDRALGDQEEDEREEMQRRASQNQDDGDDDTKLVDYYLLKVLEMSDQTQKRDATGEQRKRLIRPSLVDPRTVRELLELSLKLHIPPQDLIDMLLTQELRKLHRDPQGQTRYITGQTPKIRYFSRRLPVKSKTTPDDMDREDFLDIIGVETISNEYPVMQRPLKAAASSDRIQIPSAPSANSGPGSVKIPPPSGRRENLFLSELNKMPLKRQAGGGEDDDVEDEVTTYLAAKILTEYPDTITKRDTQAQLKGQFPYELYERAMKDYLEQADTEKRPTVKREAEEATEKPTEMQEETAAKTSTPQVSNEKEQHLGKMAAGM, from the coding sequence ATGCTGCATTTCCACCACAAGTTGCCCGCAGGGGGAGTCGTGGTCCTGCTCGTCCTTCTCCTCCGTGAGTGCGCCGTGCACGCTGTCTCTCTCCCGCGTCACTACAGGCTCCGAGGCGGCGACCGAGAGGAGCAGCCGGCGGCCTACGCACCCAGCGCCGACATGATGAAAGCCCTGGAGTACATCGAAAACCTGAAGCAGCGGAACGGGGGCAGAGAGGAGCCCGTGGATTTCGACGAAGTGGACAagttcagggtgctgctgcagctcgcCTCGCACCAGGACGAAGGCGCCGGAGGACGTCCATCCGTCCCCGCCGCGCAGAGGCAAGACATATCAGCCGAGCAGCTGATGAAGGCGCTTATCAAGTCTCTCCAGGATCAgatgggtaaagaggtgaagcTCGGCCCCGCCGCGGCACCCAGGAACGACCGGCGCGCACACAGGCACCGCGTCAAAGAGACCGAAGGCGCCGAGGGCGCATCAGACTACGGCAACTTTCCCAGAGCGCACAAGAAATACCCGCTGATGTTTGAGGACGAGGAGAACGCAGACGCTTCCAAACGGGCCACCGAGGACTTGGACGAGCAGTACACGCCTCAGAGCTTGGCCAATCTGCGTTCCATCTTTGAAGAACTGGGAAGGATGCCCCCCGCAGGTCAAAAGAGAGAAACGTTCGGGGACGACGACGAGGCTGAGGAGAACCTGAGGAATCAGGGCTACGAAGATGTGGCTGGGGGAGAAGAGTGGGTCCCCGTGGAGGAGAGGGAGGAGACAGAGGAGTTGGTGAACGGCAGTCATGAAGAGATGGACCGGGCGCTGGGAGATCAAGAGGAGGATGAGAGGGAGGAGATGCAGCGCAGAGCAAGCCAAAATCAAGACGACGGTGATGACGACACTAAACTGGTAGATTACTACCTGCTGAAGGTGCTGGAGATGAGCGACCAGACACAAAAGAGAGACGCCACTGGCGAGCAGAGAAAGAGACTTATCCGTCCCTCCCTTGTGGATCCGCGGACGGTGAGAGAGCTTCTGGAACTCTCCTTAAAGCTCCACATCCCTCCGCAGGATCTGATCGACATGCTGCTCACACAGGAGCTCAGGAAGCTCCACCGTGACCCCCAAGGTCAAACGCGCTACATCACCGGACAAACACCCAAGATCAGGTACTTCAGTCGGAGGCTACCTGTGAAGAGCAAGACCACCCCCGATGACATGGACAGAGAGGACTTTTTGGACATCATCGGCGTGGAGACCATCAGTAACGAGTACCCTGTGATGCAGAGACCCCTGAAGGCAGCAGCCTCCTCTGACAGAATCCAAATTCCATCTGCCCCTTCTGCAAACTCAGGGCCAGGTTCAGTTAAAATCCCCCCTCCCTCTGGACGAAGGGAGAACCTCTTTTTATCAGAGCTCAATAAGATGCCACTGAAGCGACAGGCGGGAGGTGGCGAGGATGACGACGTGGAAGATGAGGTGACAACCTACCTGGCAGCCAAAATCCTAACAGAGTACCCGGACACCATCACCAAGCGAGACACCCAGGCACAGCTCAAAGGACAGTTCCCCTACGAGCTGTACGAGCGGGCCATGAAGGACTACCTGGAGCAAGCGGACACTGAGAAAAGGCCAACGGTCAAGAGGGAAGCAGAAGAAGCCACAGAGAAGCCCACGGAGATGCAGGAGGAGACGGCAGCCAAGACCTCAACCCCACAGGTGTCGAATGAGAAGGAGCAGCATCTTGGAAAGATGGCAGCAGGGATGTAG